A single window of Candidatus Acidiferrales bacterium DNA harbors:
- a CDS encoding cupredoxin domain-containing protein, producing the protein MKILRNLKWSSMLAWVLVLATTVFTYFGALTYERHRSRKLDTIDIVTYAPLNGNFQPREITVVAGKPVRLRIKNAETVSHGFAIPELGVGIPEIKPGQVQIIEFTPTRPGIFPFACTIWCSDEHMAMNGKLVVTEATVAQR; encoded by the coding sequence ATGAAGATTCTGAGGAACCTGAAGTGGTCGAGCATGCTGGCGTGGGTGCTCGTGCTCGCTACGACAGTCTTCACCTATTTCGGCGCGCTAACCTATGAACGCCACCGTTCTCGGAAGCTCGATACCATCGACATCGTTACTTATGCGCCTTTGAACGGAAACTTTCAGCCGCGAGAGATCACGGTTGTCGCCGGCAAGCCCGTGCGGCTGCGGATCAAAAACGCGGAAACCGTCAGCCACGGCTTTGCCATCCCTGAACTGGGCGTGGGCATCCCGGAAATCAAGCCCGGACAGGTTCAAATCATCGAGTTCACGCCCACCCGCCCCGGCATCTTCCCCTTTGCCTGCACGATATGGTGCAGCGACGAACACATGGCCATGAACGGCAAGCTGGTGGTAACCGAAGCAACGGTCGCTCAGCGCTGA